In Cryptomeria japonica chromosome 10, Sugi_1.0, whole genome shotgun sequence, a genomic segment contains:
- the LOC131055576 gene encoding anthocyanidin 3-O-glucosyltransferase 7, whose amino-acid sequence MGGHALLIPLPYQGHINPMMQLAWKLVSDGFLVTFLNTDFNHNRIMQAKSRNWDGIRMISIPDGLPPDDKRTNIPNLMEALDNSMAPSVIMRLIDVINEREEEHKVTGIIIDVIICSGLKAVADFYQIPLFAFHTSLVANCAIRYFIPKLLSLGILGHDGAPKEEKKITYIPSMPPLRSGDLPWLFGGGEKMFKRCIRMGESLKQIKGVLANSFYELDGPVVEELSREVEVYPIGPLIPCEFLEGDKRSTSKAPPSFWADDVECLEWLDKQSTQSVIYVSFGSVAVWSQIQVEEFAAGLEATQRPFLWVVRSDLMEGSKPTFPQGFMERVRERSCIVSWAPQLQVLSHPSIACFVTHCGWNSVQESITMGVPMLCSPYFVDQFLNRTYIVDVWKIGLPLESNKDGIIEKGEIARAVDRLLVGEDGAEISKHATKLMRTSRDTVKEGGSSFNNYSIFLHQMKKQLVD is encoded by the exons ATGGGTGGACACGCTCTTCTGATTCCCCTTCCTTACCAGGGCCACATAAATCCCATGATGCAGCTCGCCTGGAAGCTCGTCTCCGATGGTTTCCTCGTTACCTTCCTCAACACCGATTTCAATCACAACCGCATTATGCAAGCCAAGAGTAGAAACTGGGACGGCATCCGAATGATATCCATTCCTGATGGATTACCGCCAGATGACAAACGCACCAACATTCCAAATCTAATGGAAGCATTAGATAACAGCATGGCACCTTCCGTGATTATGAGGCTTATCGACGTGATAAACGAGAGGGAAGAAGAGCACAAGGTCACCGGTATAATAATAGATGTAATTATATGCTCTGGGTTGAAGGCGGTAGCCGATTTCTATCAGATTCCTCTCTTTGCTTTCCACACATCGCTTGTCGCCAACTGTGCTATCCGCTACTTCATTCCGAAGCTCCTCTCTCTTGGGATCCTTGGTCACGATG GAGCTCccaaagaagagaagaagataaCGTATATTCCGTCCATGCCGCCTCTGCGTTCTGGAGATCTTCCATGGCTGTTCGGTGGTGGGGAGAAGATGTTTAAGAGATGCATCCGGATGGGAGAAAGTTTAAAGCAGATCAAGGGGGTCCTCGCCAACTCCTTTTACGAGCTTGACGGTCCAGTGGTGGAAGAGTTATCCAGAGAGGTGGAAGTGTACCCAATTGGTCCTCTGATTCCTTGCGAATTTCTGGAGGGCGATAAGAGGAGTACGAGTAAGGCCCCCCCAAGCTTCTGGGCAGATGATGTGGAATGTCTAGAATGGTTAGACAAACAGTCTACCCAATCTGTGATCTATGTGTCGTTTGGAAGCGTCGCAGTGTGGAGCCAAATCCAAGTGGAGGAGTTCGCAGCGGGGTTAGAGGCTACCCAGAGACCATTTCTGTGGGTTGTTCGGTCGGATCTAATGGAGGGCAGCAAGCCCACTTTTCCGCAGGGATTTATGGAACGGGTGAGAGAGAGGAGCTGCATAGTTTCTTGGGCGCCACAGTTACAGGTGTTATCTCATCCTTCCATAGCTTGCTTTGTGACACACTGTGGATGGAACTCTGTACAGGAGAGCATCACCATGGGCGTGCCCATGCTCTGCTCGCCTTATTTCGTAGATCAGTTTCTTAACCGCACATATATTGTGGATGTCTGGAAGATTGGACTACCTCTGGAGTCGAATAAGGATGGAATAATAGAgaagggggagattgctagagCCGTTGACAGATTGCTGGTGGGAGAAGATGGCGCAGAGATAAGCAAGCACGCCACCAAATTAATGAGAACCAGTAGAGATACGGTGAAGGAAGGAGGTTCCTCATTCAACAACTACAGTATATTTCTTCACCAGATGAAGAAACAACTTGTTGACTGA